In the genome of Scatophagus argus isolate fScaArg1 chromosome 20, fScaArg1.pri, whole genome shotgun sequence, the window TGCACTGTGGgtagagaataaaaaaaaaacagcggTGCTTGTGGAGcaacaaagaggagaggaaagactgTACGGGATGTGATCCTGCATTCAGCACTCATGCAAGTCTTAAGTCTCAGTTCAAAAATCATGACATGTGGCAAGAGAGTGCGgatacagtgaaatatttttggaaaatttaGAGGAAGAGTTGATGATCTGATTTGGTTTTCAAGCCCTGACGTGCATATGGAACATTCTTTTTCAGCCAAGTTcctcgtaaaaaaaaaaaaaaggtttggttTTGTTGGAAAAAGAGCGCTCAAAAAACCCGGTCCCAGACCAAAAGCTGAGCTGAGGCCATTCTCGGAGGCTGCTCTCACACAGAAGCGGCACTGAACTAAAATTCCACACAAATTATACAGGCAGGCCGAGCCTCGATGCTTTTGTAATTGCCTGCGCAGCCCTgcccagaaaagaaaagaaaaaaaaaactgggccttgacaaagatgatgatgatgaagaagagtagacagaaaacaaaaggagaaagcAACAAGGACAGAGGACACAATGTGTTCATGTCTCATGGCCACGGTCACTGGCAGTCCACATGACTCATGATGTGCACACAATAAAAAATGCATACACCACAACCAGGTTGCATGGGTTAGACATACTCACACAAGTCAGCAATCTAAATCTGTCATTATAAAGTCATGATCTGCCGCAAGCAATGCTCACACCTACAgaactttgttttaaattctaGATAAAATCCCCCAAAATGTGATGCTGAATTACAATGAAATGTGAAGAATTTTTAGCATTCTGGTTTTGAGTTTTTAACTGAGCGCTGAGGCCCGATTGAAATGTTTTGATACTGCTATCAGTATGTTGATAAGATTTCAGTCCAGATGCCAAAACAATACTTTTCTGATAAATTACCTTGAGATATATAAACAGGATTTTCTACAAAACTGATCTGAATCATTTTCATATCAATACAAGACCTCTGCCTaaataaaatgaccaaaaaataatcaaactaGCTCAATTCCCAGCCCTGCACAGTACAGATGTCATGTATAATTTCAATAAAATGCATCTGTTAGTCACCGTTTCCACATGATAAAATTGTGAGTAGTCTGAGCTTCCTGGTCTGGTTGTAAGAGGTAGCTGGATTTACCTACAAGATTACAGCAGACCAGTTCAAGGAAACGGGACTGCTGGCCAACATCTGAGAGGCTGCCAAAAGGCTCAAAATATTCAGCATTAGAGGCAACATGGTGCTTTGTAGATCACAAAGGGTAGAGTTGTGATGTAACTGAATGCATCTTCAAACTGTGGAAATGCTTGTTCTACTTGGCAGGCAGAGTACAGCAGACTAAGAGGAAGGATGAGGAATGACGTGAGCCTAGGCTGGACTCAAACCCAGGATGCTGTGGTTACATGCTCCACACCCCGACCATGTAAACCACCATGATGCACGAAATAATGTGTTATATAAGGTAAAAATGCAAGCCAcatagagacagagagcaacatAAACACTGATCCGACGCTCACACTGATCCACAGCAGAATGTGAAAGCAGCCTGCAGCATCTCGCAAAATTAATTAGAAACACCCTCTGATATTTAATTAATCCCTAATACAGAAGAAACAGTAGCAATTTGCTGCGAGACCTCAGCCAAGCAAGCACCAAATATTTGATTATAATTATAACACAAAGTAATGCCCAAAACGCACACATTGTTATCATTTAATTATGATCTAGGACCTGAACACAGATGAATTCAACCCTGAAAGAACcaataaatgttttcctcaGACTCTGGAACATGTCAGAGCTGGCCCGAGTCCCTGAGCCAAATCCTGAGAACTCAATACAGCCTTGATGAGATTGTTCAGTCAATAGGCTTGGAGGGCCACCTAACCCAATAATGCGCACTGTGACAAATAACATGCCTTTGTGGGACGGCAATCCACAGGAAAAAAGCCCTGTGTGTCGTTCCAAGTGGCTGTGTAAACACACGCTTTTAATCCATCAGCACTGAGAGCAGGTCAAGTGATGGGATGTGGAGATTTAGGATAGCAGACACCCTCACTCACACCACAACtcatgaaaataactgaataacCATAAGGTAGAAGTGCTGCTTGAATCCTTAAAAAGCACAGGTGAGCGGCGTGCAGTGACTTGGTTAGAGAACAGTAAAGTGACAGATGCACAgtggtaaaaagaaaacaaaaaagtctttCCTGTGTGATGCATGGCTACTAAATTTAGATCAGAGGAAACTTTAATGATCCCTCTGGGAAGATTTGGCACATGTTATGCATTAAGACTGGGAGCACACAATAACATTCATACTCTGTGCTGCAGAGTCGATGTGTTTATTTCCACTGAAGAACTATGATCTAACAATTAGGACTGCGCATAACAgttattttcacacattaatCCGCCTTGTGTGGTTTTGATTAAATTTATCAGTTAGtcagaacattttaatgtgatgtgTTCAAGTGGCTTTTGGATGGATATTTGTTAacagtgatataaaacagagaaagccagcaaatcctcacatctgagAATCTAAACCCAGCTattttgtgggaattttttaataaattactaAGTTGAAAACAAATTGTTTCACTTATCAACTGACcaactactgtgtgtgtgccctcTACGTGCTCAGAGTACAACTGTAAAACCTGTCAACAAAGCCACAATGTTTGATTCAGTATTTGCTCTCACCTTCTTGCCGGTGGAGCCAGTCTTGGAGAGGCAGGACTTTGCAAGAGAAAGATAACCACCGATGACCTCAATCTCCTCCACAGCGGGGTAACGTTTCTTTAGGAGGGATCCCAGATGAGCATACGGGGCCTGTGGGGGTGTGGATCCTGGTGGAGCCTTGTTTGAGGCTTCCTGTTGGAGCTCAGGTGAGCTTGGCTGTGCCGTGGGTTCCACTCTACGTTTAGGCACCACAGTGAAGGTGTTCCCCTTCTTCCTTTGCACCATAGGGCTAGGAGCAGGCACACGCTGCGGGAGCTCTACGTCAATGTCATCTATGTTTGTTACTGGCAAATGATCCACAGAAGGTTGTTCTGGAGCTGGGGAGGGGGTTGAAGGGACAGGAGAGTCTGAGGGAACCGGAGAGAATGAAGGTGAAGATGGGACAGCTGGAGAAGAGGGGGGTGAGGACAGGGCAGGTGGAGAGGATGGAGTTGGGGTTTGAGCAGGAGATGGAGACAAAGGTTCTGAGGCTGGAGGAGGCGCAGGACTTGTagaagcagaaggagaaggatcAGGCTTCAGTGGCCTTGCAGGGGTTTTGACCTCCCTCTCCTCATTCCTCTTTGGAGGGGTCAAAGTAGGCATAGGGCTGTGGGAGGTTGGCACTCCTGGTGTGGGCACCTCTGCCACTCTGTGAGAGGGGGAAGACTTGATCGGGCTGGACGGTGTTGGGCTGCCTGTTGCAGATGAGGCAGCAGGATGGCGCTTGGGGATCACTGTGAAGGAGTTTCGTGACTGCAGGCGCAGGTTTGCAAGGGCCCGTGCCTGGGTGTCCCCATCAGGAATTTGGGCAAGGTCTGGCTTTGGGGAGGGACGAATCTCAAACTCGGGTGAAGACTGCGACACCTTGGATGACAAGGGGCTTGAGGGGCACTCGGCACGGGCACGAAGGGTCTCCGGAGAGCATGGCACCTTGGGTTTGGGTGGCACCTCTGCGCCCTCCCAGTCTCTCTCTATGGTGGGCTTGGTTTGCCCCCTGTCTGGCTCATCTCTGGGTGTGACAGCAGTACCACGGCTTCCACTTTCCTCAAACCTCTGACGGAAGGAAGACACAGACTGAGGGGGCCCGGCAGAGCGCTGGGGACTTCCCAGCTCAGAGACAGCGGACTGTGGCTTTGGTTTGGAAGAGCAAGGACTCTGGAAGACAGGCGAAGATGGCTGGCTGCTGACCGAAGGACCTGGCCAGGGCTTTGGCACCAGATCTGGCTGTGGTGTGGGCCGGAGTCTTGGCCTGCTGCTGGCACTACAATCCAGGTCCAGCAGGTTCTCTGTGCTGTGGGACTTCTTCTGCAGCTTCCCGTAGTTGCTGTCAAACTTCTGCAGCATCCGGCTAACCCTGCCTTGACCCTCACCTGTCTCATATGAGACCTCATGATCAGGGCGACCCAGGGTGCTCAGGTTCTCCTCACTCTTGCTTAACGTGGTGTCATAAATAACCACTTCCTTAGCTCTTATCTCAGTAACAGCACTCCCTCTCCGGTCCAGGAGATCGTTCAGAGAGCTATAACTACTGACACCGTTTTGCTGCCATTTGGACCCGCTTTTTAGCCCTCCAGTTTCCTGAAA includes:
- the tprn gene encoding taperin; this encodes MSGGGEVRVLRQEAGQESPRMPAWKREILERRKAKGGGSGGPGSVETSPGGAGPQRANGELIGNVNGSSGSPSDSGASGGSGRNYTITTASQHFTNNKEPRPMATGRTSSREDDRQESLVLQESLGPLEENPFIKLEKERRRRQDRENAARPVQHILELYGSVPGIRTIRAENIIIIESDPDYFQETGGLKSGSKWQQNGVSSYSSLNDLLDRRGSAVTEIRAKEVVIYDTTLSKSEENLSTLGRPDHEVSYETGEGQGRVSRMLQKFDSNYGKLQKKSHSTENLLDLDCSASSRPRLRPTPQPDLVPKPWPGPSVSSQPSSPVFQSPCSSKPKPQSAVSELGSPQRSAGPPQSVSSFRQRFEESGSRGTAVTPRDEPDRGQTKPTIERDWEGAEVPPKPKVPCSPETLRARAECPSSPLSSKVSQSSPEFEIRPSPKPDLAQIPDGDTQARALANLRLQSRNSFTVIPKRHPAASSATGSPTPSSPIKSSPSHRVAEVPTPGVPTSHSPMPTLTPPKRNEEREVKTPARPLKPDPSPSASTSPAPPPASEPLSPSPAQTPTPSSPPALSSPPSSPAVPSSPSFSPVPSDSPVPSTPSPAPEQPSVDHLPVTNIDDIDVELPQRVPAPSPMVQRKKGNTFTVVPKRRVEPTAQPSSPELQQEASNKAPPGSTPPQAPYAHLGSLLKKRYPAVEEIEVIGGYLSLAKSCLSKTGSTGKKLKISFNESSLHSTYEYPSESSVWDSGDEDEEDKRDEKVSDEQPSMVGRIHIPRPSFTGSPTHTTNSNDLSNYVPKHSVDFSAWQEHKHDDSVYQEDTTSQQTQMTEEVMLTPADSSSLSDYSSEPALYF